In a genomic window of Corynebacterium choanae:
- the sufC gene encoding Fe-S cluster assembly ATPase SufC codes for MSTLEIKNLCAQVAATDDAAAPKQILKGVNLTIRSGETHAIMGPNGSGKSTLSYTLAGHPKYEVTDGEVLLDGENILDMEVDERARAGLFLAMQYPVEIPGVSMANFLRSAATAVRGDAPKLREWVKEVRAAQEELAIDKAFAERSVNEGFSGGEKKRHEILQLGLLKPKFAVLDETDSGLDVDALRVVSEGINTYRDRNDGGVLLITHYKRILNYVKPDHVHVFADGRIVTSGGPELADELEANGYDRFL; via the coding sequence ATGTCTACCCTTGAAATCAAAAACCTGTGCGCCCAGGTTGCCGCAACTGATGATGCAGCCGCCCCGAAGCAAATCCTCAAAGGTGTCAACCTGACGATTCGCTCCGGTGAAACCCATGCCATCATGGGGCCAAACGGTTCCGGCAAATCGACGTTGTCGTACACGTTGGCTGGTCATCCAAAATATGAAGTCACCGACGGGGAAGTGCTCCTCGACGGGGAAAATATTCTCGACATGGAAGTCGATGAGCGTGCCCGCGCCGGTCTGTTCCTCGCTATGCAATATCCGGTCGAAATCCCGGGTGTGTCGATGGCGAACTTCCTGCGTTCAGCAGCAACCGCGGTGCGCGGCGATGCACCGAAGTTGCGTGAATGGGTGAAAGAAGTACGTGCTGCCCAAGAAGAGCTCGCTATTGATAAAGCGTTTGCCGAGCGCTCTGTGAACGAGGGATTCTCCGGCGGTGAGAAGAAGCGTCACGAAATTTTGCAGCTTGGCCTGTTGAAGCCGAAATTTGCGGTGCTCGACGAAACCGATTCGGGGCTTGACGTCGATGCCCTGCGAGTGGTCTCTGAGGGGATTAATACCTACCGAGATCGCAATGACGGCGGTGTGCTGTTGATTACGCACTATAAGCGGATTTTGAACTATGTAAAGCCTGACCATGTGCACGTCTTCGCCGACGGTCGCATCGTTACCTCCGGCGGACCGGAACTGGCTGACGAATTGGAAGCAAACGGCTACGACCGCTTCCTGTAA
- the sufD gene encoding Fe-S cluster assembly protein SufD — MAEQVATNATYHNNKGDIFTSFDVADFPVPGGRDEVWRFTPLRRLHGLHDGSFPATTDPNVEVSIPDSLTGQVTVETVAADDPRLGQTGAPVDRVGAQAWSAMQQATLVNIDGAVQSHEPITITVTGCGMEHTTFTALAIVAQSGCDAFVNIRYVGDGIHADNHEYVLGDNARLTVVVHENWGDEAVHLGNQRAKLGRDAVLRHNVALFGGSVVRLIPQVKFTAPGGDAELLGVYFADDGQYFEQRLLVDHAVPNCRSNVLYKGALQGDETSAKPEARTAWVGDVLIRANAQGTDTYETNRNLVLTKGARADAVPNLEIETGEIAGAGHAATVGRFDDEQLFYLLSRGIPQDQARKLIVRGFFSEVIGRIPVAHVRDQLEDQIAEELANTAL, encoded by the coding sequence ATGGCAGAACAAGTGGCAACAAACGCCACCTACCACAACAATAAAGGCGACATTTTCACCTCCTTTGATGTCGCTGACTTCCCCGTCCCGGGCGGCCGCGATGAAGTATGGCGATTTACTCCGCTGCGTCGCCTTCATGGCCTGCACGATGGGAGCTTCCCTGCAACTACCGATCCGAACGTGGAGGTATCGATCCCCGATTCCCTCACCGGTCAGGTGACCGTAGAAACTGTGGCCGCCGATGATCCACGACTTGGACAAACCGGTGCGCCGGTTGACCGCGTTGGGGCGCAAGCCTGGTCGGCGATGCAACAAGCCACCCTTGTCAACATCGATGGCGCAGTGCAATCACATGAGCCGATTACCATCACTGTGACCGGTTGCGGCATGGAGCACACCACCTTTACGGCGCTTGCCATCGTTGCACAATCGGGCTGTGACGCATTTGTCAACATCCGCTACGTGGGCGACGGGATTCATGCCGACAACCACGAATATGTTCTCGGCGACAATGCTCGCCTCACTGTGGTGGTGCACGAAAACTGGGGTGATGAGGCTGTTCACCTCGGCAATCAGCGAGCAAAACTGGGTCGCGACGCAGTACTGCGCCACAATGTTGCGCTCTTTGGCGGCAGCGTCGTCCGGCTGATCCCACAGGTGAAATTCACTGCCCCCGGCGGTGACGCGGAACTGTTGGGAGTCTACTTTGCTGACGACGGCCAATATTTTGAGCAGCGACTTTTGGTTGACCACGCAGTCCCGAACTGCCGCTCGAACGTGCTGTACAAGGGGGCGCTGCAAGGTGATGAAACCTCCGCTAAACCTGAAGCACGCACCGCCTGGGTGGGCGATGTGCTGATTCGGGCGAATGCGCAAGGCACCGACACCTATGAAACTAACCGTAACCTGGTGCTGACAAAAGGTGCCCGGGCAGATGCGGTGCCAAACCTGGAAATCGAAACCGGTGAAATTGCTGGCGCCGGGCATGCTGCCACAGTTGGCCGCTTCGACGATGAGCAACTGTTTTATTTGCTCAGCCGCGGTATCCCACAAGACCAAGCCCGCAAACTTATTGTGCGTGGCTTCTTCTCTGAGGTGATCGGGCGTATTCCGGTGGCGCATGTGCGCGACCAGCTCGAAGACCAAATCGCCGAAGAGCTCGCCAACACTGCACTGTAA
- the sufB gene encoding Fe-S cluster assembly protein SufB has product MTQSMEASATKPQTDDEIIASMSQGYSYGWHDPDAAGASAKRGLSEAVVRDISGLKDEPEWMLNNRLKALNIFGKKPMPTWGADLSDIDFDNIKYFVRSTEKQATSWEELPEDIKNTYDKLGIPEAEKQRLVAGVAAQYESEVVYHKIREDLESQGVIFLDTDTALREHEDLFKEYFGTVIPAGDNKFAALNTAVWSGGSFVYVPKGVHVEIPLQAYFRINTENMGQFERTLIIVEEDAYVHYVEGCTAPIYKTDSLHSAVVEIIVKKGGRCRYTTIQNWSNNVYNLVTKRTKCEEGATMEWVDGNIGSKVSMKYPAVWMTGPHARGEVLSIAFAGEGQFQDTGAKMVHMAPYTSSNIVSKSVARSGGRAAYRGLVQINKDAHHCTSNVECDALLVDNISRSDTYPYNDIRNDHVSLGHEAKVSQVSEDQLFYLMSRGISEEEAMAMIVRGFVEPIAKELPMEYALELNRLIELQMEGSVG; this is encoded by the coding sequence ATGACGCAGAGCATGGAAGCCTCAGCTACCAAACCGCAAACCGATGACGAGATCATCGCCTCAATGTCACAAGGCTACAGCTACGGTTGGCATGATCCTGATGCCGCTGGCGCTTCTGCCAAACGCGGCCTGAGCGAGGCAGTCGTGCGCGACATCTCCGGGTTGAAAGACGAACCCGAGTGGATGCTCAACAACCGCCTCAAGGCTCTTAATATTTTCGGTAAGAAACCGATGCCTACCTGGGGTGCAGATCTCAGCGATATTGACTTTGACAATATTAAATACTTTGTCCGGTCCACCGAGAAGCAAGCCACCAGCTGGGAAGAACTCCCAGAGGACATCAAAAACACCTACGACAAGCTTGGTATCCCAGAGGCTGAGAAACAGCGTCTCGTCGCCGGTGTCGCAGCCCAATACGAATCCGAGGTGGTCTATCACAAGATTCGGGAAGACCTGGAAAGCCAAGGCGTCATCTTCCTCGACACCGATACCGCCCTGCGTGAGCACGAAGATCTCTTCAAGGAATATTTCGGTACCGTAATTCCGGCCGGCGACAACAAATTCGCTGCCCTTAATACCGCAGTGTGGTCGGGTGGTTCCTTCGTCTACGTCCCGAAGGGTGTCCACGTCGAAATTCCACTGCAAGCCTACTTCCGGATCAACACCGAAAATATGGGGCAGTTCGAGCGAACCCTCATCATTGTTGAGGAAGACGCCTATGTTCACTACGTAGAAGGCTGTACCGCCCCAATCTACAAAACCGACTCGCTGCACTCTGCCGTGGTGGAAATCATCGTGAAAAAGGGTGGACGCTGCCGCTACACCACCATTCAAAACTGGTCGAATAACGTCTACAACCTGGTGACAAAACGAACCAAGTGTGAAGAAGGCGCCACCATGGAGTGGGTCGACGGCAATATCGGCTCGAAGGTTTCCATGAAATATCCGGCCGTGTGGATGACCGGTCCGCATGCCCGCGGTGAAGTCCTGTCTATCGCCTTCGCCGGTGAAGGCCAGTTCCAAGACACCGGCGCAAAAATGGTGCACATGGCGCCATATACGTCGTCGAATATTGTTTCCAAGTCGGTGGCACGATCCGGCGGACGTGCCGCCTACCGTGGCCTGGTGCAAATCAACAAAGACGCCCACCACTGCACCTCGAACGTCGAATGTGACGCGCTGCTCGTGGACAATATTTCCCGCTCGGACACCTACCCTTACAACGATATTCGCAACGACCATGTGTCACTCGGGCACGAGGCGAAAGTCTCCCAAGTCAGCGAAGATCAGCTGTTTTATCTCATGAGCCGTGGTATCTCCGAAGAGGAAGCGATGGCGATGATCGTCCGCGGATTCGTTGAACCAATCGCCAAAGAGCTGCCCATGGAATATGCCCTGGAGCTCAACCGACTCATCGAACTACAAATGGAAGGCTCGGTCGGCTAA
- a CDS encoding helix-turn-helix transcriptional regulator — MSSSRAASGCSPEGDTREKIMHTLLNHPRSTAAAIAEQLHLTTAGVRRHLSALIQDGLVETVTPTVVEGRGRPPALFRLTDVGRANFGHAYDQLASEALEALLDFAGEAGLRLFALRRAKRIVGATQPPAVTAENPTQETLLAAAEQVAASLSDNGYAATVQHAGYGLQLCHHHCPIARIAQRYPIFCETEHEVIAATLGTHIQPLATIADGHGVCTTNIPLPPATTT; from the coding sequence GTGTCATCTTCTCGTGCTGCCAGCGGCTGCTCCCCGGAAGGGGACACGCGGGAAAAGATTATGCACACCCTGCTTAATCATCCCCGGAGTACTGCTGCTGCCATCGCCGAACAACTTCATCTCACCACCGCCGGGGTACGACGCCATTTATCGGCACTCATCCAGGATGGTCTGGTGGAAACCGTCACCCCCACCGTGGTCGAGGGACGCGGACGTCCACCGGCACTATTTCGACTCACCGATGTTGGCCGCGCCAACTTTGGGCACGCTTATGACCAGCTGGCAAGTGAAGCACTCGAAGCGTTACTGGACTTTGCTGGGGAAGCCGGGCTACGCCTGTTTGCACTCCGCCGAGCAAAACGCATCGTCGGCGCAACCCAGCCACCAGCAGTAACCGCTGAAAACCCCACCCAGGAGACCCTTCTGGCCGCTGCCGAACAAGTCGCAGCATCGTTAAGCGACAACGGCTACGCGGCCACCGTGCAACACGCCGGATACGGTCTTCAGTTGTGTCACCATCACTGTCCCATAGCGCGCATTGCCCAACGGTATCCAATTTTTTGCGAAACCGAACACGAGGTAATTGCCGCCACCCTGGGCACCCACATTCAGCCGCTGGCTACTATCGCTGACGGACACGGGGTGTGCACCACCAACATTCCACTGCCGCCGGCGACAACCACATAA
- the mptB gene encoding polyprenol phosphomannose-dependent alpha 1,6 mannosyltransferase MptB, with amino-acid sequence MKREPGESTTNREIAAVLEVLPHLGTAGTRSAHLHVDSRVTTALPSDLASRRRIRALRLLGTIGSLLIGCGALGAGALPVTSNPYRSYPFGSLAAAMLPTATAVVLTGVGLLVIAWALLAPWCGARILPSSPAAARMTTGEVVRTAIAWMTPIALTAPMFTQDIYSYLAQGKITAIGLDPYSGGPVDLLGVADSFARSVPYIWSHSPSPYGPVALGIAAAIYQLTGTHTLLAVLAHRAISVAGWALAGWAIAHLAKRCGVVVPAALWLAILNPLTLLHLIGGIHNESYQMGLALAGVEISLRGISRIQGVFGPAAYRRGWLLFIGGGILIVAAGLVKVTGFVPLGFTGMALARSLARRRSTVPTTAAAASSDPTSPTLRHHWLAVLQAVTTQLAVLVGGIACFTILTGIPLGWITGQGGAATVRSWLSLTTAIGVIAGWVGQLAGLGDHTDPALTVTRTVGLLIAGCFVVRMLYATFRGAIHPVGAWGVSMIVVVILFPVVHPWYVLWALLPLAAWANRPAFVGTAALYCAIVSLIVLPRGLSLPIGVVAASYLTATIAWLVITACYWQVCRLPRRNALHLNA; translated from the coding sequence GTGAAGCGTGAACCTGGGGAATCTACCACCAATCGGGAAATTGCGGCCGTGCTCGAGGTATTGCCGCATTTGGGAACAGCCGGTACCCGGTCGGCACATCTGCACGTTGATTCCCGGGTCACCACTGCACTGCCTTCCGATCTTGCGTCCCGTCGCCGGATTCGTGCTCTGCGTCTCTTGGGCACCATTGGTTCTCTGCTCATTGGCTGCGGAGCACTCGGGGCAGGTGCACTACCAGTTACCAGCAACCCCTACCGGTCATATCCCTTCGGTTCTCTAGCCGCCGCAATGCTGCCCACTGCAACAGCGGTCGTACTCACCGGGGTCGGGTTACTAGTAATCGCCTGGGCACTACTAGCCCCCTGGTGCGGGGCAAGAATCTTGCCGAGCAGCCCGGCAGCTGCCCGAATGACTACCGGTGAAGTGGTGCGCACAGCTATCGCCTGGATGACGCCGATTGCGCTCACTGCCCCAATGTTCACCCAAGATATTTACTCGTATTTAGCGCAAGGAAAAATCACTGCGATTGGGCTCGACCCGTATAGTGGCGGGCCGGTCGATCTTCTCGGGGTCGCTGACAGCTTTGCCCGTTCAGTGCCCTATATTTGGTCACACTCCCCCAGCCCCTACGGGCCGGTTGCACTCGGAATCGCCGCCGCTATCTATCAGCTCACCGGCACCCACACCCTGCTTGCAGTGCTCGCCCACCGGGCAATTTCTGTGGCGGGCTGGGCACTTGCCGGCTGGGCTATCGCTCATCTTGCTAAACGCTGCGGGGTGGTTGTTCCCGCCGCACTCTGGCTTGCAATCCTCAACCCACTGACCCTGCTGCATCTCATCGGCGGTATTCACAACGAGTCCTATCAAATGGGGTTAGCACTTGCCGGAGTAGAAATCTCCCTCCGCGGCATCAGTCGCATCCAAGGCGTCTTTGGCCCTGCCGCTTATCGTCGCGGCTGGCTGCTTTTTATCGGCGGCGGGATACTCATCGTCGCCGCCGGACTGGTAAAAGTCACCGGCTTCGTCCCACTGGGATTTACCGGAATGGCTCTTGCTCGCAGCTTGGCTCGCCGTCGCAGCACAGTTCCCACCACAGCAGCCGCTGCTAGTAGCGATCCGACAAGTCCGACACTGCGCCACCACTGGCTGGCAGTACTGCAAGCCGTCACCACCCAACTTGCGGTGCTGGTCGGCGGCATTGCATGTTTTACCATCCTCACCGGTATTCCTCTTGGTTGGATCACCGGCCAAGGCGGTGCAGCCACTGTTCGCTCCTGGCTCTCCTTGACCACTGCAATCGGTGTGATCGCCGGCTGGGTGGGGCAACTTGCCGGACTCGGCGATCACACCGACCCGGCACTCACCGTCACCCGCACCGTCGGACTGCTCATCGCCGGCTGCTTCGTCGTCCGCATGCTCTATGCCACCTTCCGCGGTGCCATCCACCCAGTCGGCGCCTGGGGCGTGTCGATGATCGTCGTCGTCATTCTCTTCCCCGTCGTCCACCCCTGGTATGTGCTGTGGGCACTGCTGCCCCTTGCCGCCTGGGCAAACCGTCCTGCCTTTGTCGGTACCGCTGCCCTCTACTGCGCCATTGTCTCACTGATCGTGCTACCCCGCGGACTCTCCCTGCCCATCGGGGTGGTCGCCGCCAGCTATCTCACCGCCACCATTGCTTGGCTTGTCATCACCGCCTGCTATTGGCAGGTCTGCCGACTTCCCCGCCGCAATGCCCTACACTTAAACGCGTGA
- a CDS encoding ABC transporter ATP-binding protein: MKTPHSFAPTTPHTTTTAALTVQNVVKTFGNTRAVDGLSFEVQPAEVLALLGPNGAGKTTTIEMCEGFVTPTSGTISVLGYNPVTDPQAVRDRIGIMLQGGGGYPGVKVKEMLTLAASYSAHPHDVDWLLDVVGLTEYATSSYRRLSGGQQQRLSLALALVGRPQLVFLDEPTAGMDAQSRRAVWELITALKADGVTVVLTTHLMDEAEALSDRVIIVDRGTVVAQGTPADLMAGDTSTTAVTFAATEAIDKTQLQAALAASHRLAQAASTLTLPTRNEAQLLCDPQPATLAELTQILADLDIHLRQLSVGHRNLEAAFLDITGHEIR, encoded by the coding sequence GTGAAAACGCCCCACTCGTTTGCTCCAACTACCCCGCACACCACCACAACCGCCGCGTTGACCGTGCAAAACGTAGTAAAAACCTTCGGCAACACCCGCGCCGTCGACGGCCTCAGCTTCGAAGTGCAGCCAGCTGAAGTGCTCGCCCTGCTCGGCCCAAACGGTGCCGGAAAAACCACCACCATCGAAATGTGTGAAGGGTTTGTCACCCCCACCTCTGGAACGATCAGCGTGCTCGGCTACAACCCGGTAACCGACCCGCAAGCAGTCCGCGACCGCATCGGCATTATGCTGCAAGGTGGCGGCGGCTACCCCGGGGTGAAAGTGAAAGAAATGCTCACCCTTGCCGCCTCCTACAGCGCCCATCCGCATGATGTGGACTGGCTGCTCGACGTCGTCGGACTCACCGAGTACGCCACCAGCTCCTATCGGCGGCTCTCCGGCGGTCAACAACAACGCCTCTCCCTCGCCCTTGCCCTCGTCGGTCGTCCCCAACTCGTATTTCTCGACGAACCAACTGCCGGCATGGACGCCCAGTCGCGCCGGGCTGTGTGGGAACTCATCACCGCCTTGAAAGCCGATGGGGTGACCGTGGTGCTCACCACCCATCTCATGGATGAAGCAGAAGCGTTAAGCGACAGGGTCATCATTGTCGATCGGGGTACTGTCGTTGCCCAAGGCACCCCCGCCGATCTCATGGCCGGCGACACCAGCACCACCGCAGTAACCTTCGCCGCAACGGAAGCAATAGACAAAACCCAGTTGCAAGCAGCACTGGCTGCCAGCCACCGGCTGGCACAAGCCGCCTCCACCCTCACCTTACCTACCCGCAACGAGGCGCAACTACTCTGCGATCCGCAGCCGGCAACACTGGCCGAACTTACCCAAATATTGGCTGACCTCGATATCCATCTACGGCAACTCAGTGTAGGACACCGCAATCTTGAAGCGGCCTTCCTCGACATCACCGGCCACGAAATACGGTAA
- a CDS encoding ABC transporter permease, whose protein sequence is MTVPSSTPASSRFAPGTFTPQPQRASLPAMVAAQAKIESLLFLRHGEQQLLSLIIPLLLLISLTLIPIGGTTVHTIFPLTLAISAMSAGFTGQAIAVAFDRRYGALKRIGASGVPAWTIICGKAIGVWAVSVVQTIILGTTALLLGWRAPLGAILIGLVVLAIGVATFTALGLLLGGTLSSEIVLALGNLLWFLLAGAASYAVIRATTTLPLITHLVPSIALAESLTGALTGSINLLDIAILLGWMILGGIAAAKTFRFND, encoded by the coding sequence ATGACCGTGCCCTCTTCCACTCCTGCCAGCAGCCGCTTCGCGCCAGGCACTTTCACCCCGCAACCACAACGGGCATCCCTCCCGGCAATGGTGGCCGCCCAAGCGAAAATTGAATCGCTGCTGTTCCTGCGCCACGGCGAACAACAACTACTCTCTCTCATCATTCCACTGCTCCTGTTGATTTCGCTGACGCTCATCCCGATCGGCGGCACCACAGTCCACACCATTTTCCCGCTGACCTTAGCAATCTCGGCGATGAGCGCCGGATTCACCGGTCAAGCAATCGCCGTCGCCTTCGACCGTCGCTACGGGGCACTCAAACGCATCGGCGCCTCCGGGGTGCCTGCCTGGACAATCATCTGTGGCAAAGCAATCGGGGTATGGGCAGTCTCGGTAGTACAAACCATTATTTTGGGCACCACTGCACTTCTGCTGGGATGGCGGGCACCACTGGGTGCAATCCTCATCGGCCTGGTCGTGCTCGCAATTGGCGTAGCCACCTTCACCGCCCTTGGACTGCTCCTTGGTGGCACATTGTCAAGTGAGATAGTGCTGGCACTCGGCAACTTGCTGTGGTTCCTGCTAGCAGGCGCTGCCTCCTATGCGGTGATCCGCGCCACCACCACATTGCCGCTCATAACCCACCTTGTGCCATCTATCGCGCTAGCCGAATCCCTCACCGGGGCGCTAACTGGCAGCATCAACCTGCTTGATATTGCGATTCTTCTTGGATGGATGATCCTGGGCGGTATTGCTGCCGCAAAAACCTTCCGCTTCAACGACTAG